In Anaerobacillus sp. CMMVII, a single window of DNA contains:
- a CDS encoding anthranilate synthase component I family protein, with translation MNQRFPIGKSICAKNFDWFAKYKELAKYKKHHIVLESGRGGNYTIIGLDPWAILSGKDEVLTIKVGNETITKMGPLLPSMKEWMSVYQTETDALLPEFQGGAIGFISYDLIRQIERLPNQSHDDLNTEDLYFLLFDDVFVYDHKEQQFWFITHYQEGQKAMAEQRLEELEALWLTPAREQLWDYKSELDIDDHWEASLTEDEFKHAVAKIQNYIADGDVFQVNLSVRQAKRLQTEPLHIYEKLREINPSPYMSYFQTPEFQFVSGSPELLVKKQGEDISTRPIAGTRSRGKDTHEDEQLARTLIENEKEKAEHVMLVDLERNDLGRVSRFGTVEVNELMVIEKYSHVMHIVSNVRGKLDPAYDLYDVIEATFPGGTITGAPKVRTMEIIEELEPVRRGVYTGSIGWIGYNGNMELNIAIRTLVAKNGYAYVQAGAGIVIDSNPEAEYKESLKKAMALWKAKELSEAEKSKVKS, from the coding sequence ATCAATCAACGCTTTCCAATAGGTAAATCCATATGTGCAAAGAACTTTGATTGGTTTGCAAAATATAAAGAACTAGCTAAGTATAAAAAGCACCATATTGTTTTAGAAAGTGGTAGAGGTGGAAATTACACTATCATCGGTCTAGATCCTTGGGCGATATTATCAGGGAAGGATGAAGTATTAACTATCAAGGTAGGCAATGAAACAATCACGAAAATGGGTCCCTTGCTTCCATCAATGAAGGAGTGGATGAGTGTTTATCAAACCGAAACAGATGCTCTGTTACCTGAATTTCAGGGTGGTGCAATTGGTTTTATAAGTTATGACCTGATAAGACAGATTGAACGTTTGCCTAATCAAAGCCATGATGACCTAAATACGGAAGATCTGTACTTTTTATTGTTTGATGATGTCTTTGTATATGATCATAAAGAACAGCAATTTTGGTTTATTACACATTATCAAGAAGGTCAAAAGGCGATGGCTGAACAAAGACTTGAGGAACTAGAAGCACTTTGGTTAACTCCTGCTAGGGAACAACTCTGGGATTATAAATCTGAACTTGATATAGATGATCACTGGGAGGCTTCCTTAACGGAAGATGAGTTTAAACATGCTGTTGCCAAAATTCAAAATTACATCGCTGATGGAGATGTATTTCAGGTTAATCTTTCTGTTCGCCAAGCCAAAAGGCTTCAAACTGAACCGTTGCATATTTATGAAAAATTACGTGAAATAAATCCATCACCTTATATGTCTTATTTTCAGACACCTGAATTTCAATTTGTAAGCGGTTCTCCTGAATTGCTAGTAAAAAAACAGGGAGAGGACATAAGTACACGCCCGATTGCCGGTACAAGATCAAGAGGTAAAGATACTCATGAAGATGAACAATTAGCTCGAACGCTTATTGAAAACGAAAAAGAAAAAGCAGAGCATGTAATGTTAGTTGATTTAGAAAGAAACGACTTAGGACGAGTAAGTCGTTTTGGTACTGTAGAAGTTAACGAATTAATGGTCATTGAAAAGTACTCTCACGTGATGCATATTGTTTCAAATGTTCGCGGAAAGCTTGATCCTGCCTATGATCTTTATGACGTGATTGAAGCAACTTTCCCTGGAGGGACAATAACTGGTGCACCAAAGGTTCGAACGATGGAGATTATTGAAGAGCTTGAACCGGTACGGCGTGGTGTTTATACTGGCTCTATTGGGTGGATCGGGTATAATGGTAATATGGAATTAAACATTGCAATAAGAACGCTGGTTGCTAAGAATGGGTACGCTTATGTACAGGCTGGGGCAGGAATTGTAATTGATTCTAACCCAGAAGCTGAATATAAAGAATCACTAAAAAAAGCAATGGCGTTATGGAAGGCGAAAGAGCTGAGTGAAGCAGAGAAAAGTAAAGTGAAGAGCTGA
- the pabC gene encoding aminodeoxychorismate lyase: MYIYLNGEYVLQAEAKISPFDHGFLYGLGVFETFRIYDGHPFLLDDHFQRLARSLRELNISLSLTKAELLEIIEKLLEKNKLQDAYIRFNVSAGEAPIGLQTEPYKAPNVIIFMKPIGRLDKIKKAAILNTVRNTPEGRERLKSHHYLNNVLGKREVPDLDTEGIFLTSEGFVAEGIVSNIFWVKKGEVYTPSVKTGILNGITRRFILQLLKKYNIPCHEGCYDATQLAEADEVFITNSIQEVVGITTLDEHRYPSERKMTQFLQRTYEECKKQRLYAIKELEERI, encoded by the coding sequence ATGTATATATACTTGAATGGAGAATATGTCTTACAAGCTGAAGCAAAGATTTCTCCCTTTGACCACGGATTTTTATATGGCCTTGGCGTATTTGAAACATTTCGGATTTATGATGGTCATCCATTTTTATTGGATGACCATTTTCAGCGCTTAGCCAGGAGTTTAAGAGAGTTAAATATATCCTTGTCATTAACAAAAGCTGAACTTTTGGAAATCATAGAGAAATTATTGGAGAAAAATAAACTTCAGGATGCTTATATTAGATTCAATGTTTCTGCAGGTGAGGCACCAATTGGCCTCCAAACTGAACCTTATAAAGCCCCGAATGTTATTATTTTTATGAAACCGATTGGTCGATTAGATAAAATCAAAAAGGCTGCTATTCTAAATACAGTCAGAAATACACCAGAAGGAAGAGAGCGTTTAAAGTCACATCATTATCTAAATAATGTTTTAGGGAAACGTGAAGTTCCTGATCTGGATACGGAAGGGATTTTTCTAACTAGTGAGGGTTTTGTTGCTGAAGGGATTGTCTCGAATATTTTTTGGGTAAAAAAAGGGGAGGTCTATACTCCTTCCGTTAAAACAGGCATTTTAAACGGGATCACTCGTAGATTTATCCTTCAGCTTTTGAAAAAATATAATATTCCTTGTCATGAGGGGTGTTACGATGCTACTCAGTTAGCAGAAGCTGATGAAGTTTTTATCACGAACTCAATTCAAGAGGTAGTGGGAATTACAACGCTTGATGAACATCGATATCCTTCGGAAAGAAAAATGACTCAGTTTTTACAGCGTACCTACGAAGAATGTAAAAAACAACGCCTTTATGCAATTAAGGAATTAGAGGAAAGGATTTGA
- the ftsH gene encoding ATP-dependent zinc metalloprotease FtsH, producing the protein MNRIFRNTVFYLLIFLVIVGIVSFFNGPQTDTKDMKYGEFQAHLERGEVGPTTIQPVRGVYVIRGSLKTMAEGESFVVNIPESDIALVDLLESAKRGGIELEVLQAEQTSGWVTFFTSIIPFVIIFILFFFLLSQAQGGGSRVMNFGKSKAKLYDDKKKAKFTDVAGADEEKAELVEVVEFLKDPRKFAAIGARIPKGVLLVGPPGTGKTLLARAVAGEAGTPFFSISGSDFVEMFVGVGASRVRDLFENAKKNAPCIIFIDEIDAVGRQRGAGLGGGHDEREQTLNQLLVEMDGFGANEGIIIIAATNRADILDPALLRPGRFDRQILVGRPDVKGREAVLEVHARNKPLASDVNLKTIATRTPGFSGADLENLLNEAALVAARRNKKKVDMNDIEEAIDRVIAGPAKKSRVISEKEKNIVAYHEAGHTVVGVKLESADLVHKVTIVPRGQAGGYAVMLPKEDRYFMTKPELIDKIIGLLGGRVAEEIIFGEVSTGAHNDFQRATSIARKMVTEYGMSDKLGPMQFGSAQGGNVFLGRDINNEQNYSDAIAYEIDQEMQRIIKESYERCRTILTENKDKLELIAQTLLEVETLDAEQIKALMTEGKLPENHHSNNKAETVAEGDVKVNISAKKDTSDKQSDEDALLPSEETQSEDNKKE; encoded by the coding sequence ATGAATCGAATTTTTCGAAATACAGTCTTTTATTTATTAATCTTTTTAGTTATTGTTGGGATCGTTAGTTTCTTTAACGGGCCGCAAACAGATACAAAGGATATGAAGTACGGTGAATTTCAGGCACATTTAGAACGTGGTGAAGTTGGCCCAACAACAATACAGCCTGTTCGTGGTGTTTATGTCATTCGCGGAAGCCTGAAAACAATGGCTGAAGGTGAGTCATTTGTTGTAAATATTCCTGAATCTGATATAGCTCTTGTTGATCTCTTAGAATCAGCTAAAAGAGGCGGTATCGAGTTAGAGGTGTTACAAGCAGAACAAACGAGTGGTTGGGTAACATTCTTTACTTCAATCATTCCATTTGTGATTATCTTTATTTTATTCTTTTTCCTTTTAAGTCAAGCCCAAGGTGGCGGAAGTCGTGTAATGAACTTTGGGAAAAGTAAAGCAAAGCTTTATGATGATAAAAAGAAAGCCAAGTTTACTGATGTAGCCGGAGCAGATGAGGAAAAGGCAGAGTTAGTTGAAGTAGTCGAGTTCTTAAAGGATCCTCGTAAATTTGCGGCAATTGGCGCTCGTATACCAAAAGGGGTCCTACTTGTGGGTCCTCCAGGTACAGGTAAAACCTTACTTGCTAGGGCAGTTGCTGGTGAAGCGGGTACACCATTCTTCTCGATTAGTGGTTCAGACTTTGTGGAGATGTTTGTTGGGGTCGGTGCATCACGTGTACGTGACCTGTTTGAAAATGCTAAGAAAAATGCACCTTGTATCATCTTTATTGATGAAATTGATGCAGTTGGACGTCAACGTGGCGCAGGTTTAGGTGGCGGCCATGACGAACGTGAGCAAACATTGAACCAATTATTAGTTGAAATGGATGGCTTTGGTGCTAATGAAGGAATTATCATTATTGCCGCAACGAACCGTGCTGATATTTTAGATCCTGCATTACTTCGTCCAGGTCGATTTGACCGTCAGATTTTAGTGGGTCGTCCTGATGTTAAAGGACGTGAGGCAGTTCTTGAGGTCCACGCACGAAATAAGCCATTAGCTAGCGATGTTAATTTAAAAACAATTGCTACTCGTACACCAGGTTTTTCAGGAGCTGATTTGGAAAACTTATTAAACGAAGCTGCTTTAGTTGCTGCTCGTCGCAATAAGAAAAAAGTTGATATGAATGATATTGAAGAAGCGATTGACCGTGTCATTGCTGGGCCTGCTAAGAAAAGCAGAGTGATTTCTGAGAAGGAAAAGAATATTGTTGCATATCATGAAGCTGGTCATACAGTAGTGGGTGTGAAATTAGAAAGTGCTGACCTCGTTCACAAGGTAACAATTGTTCCTCGTGGCCAGGCTGGTGGTTATGCCGTGATGCTTCCTAAAGAGGATCGTTACTTCATGACGAAACCAGAGTTAATAGATAAAATTATTGGTTTATTAGGTGGTCGAGTTGCCGAGGAAATAATTTTCGGTGAAGTAAGTACAGGTGCTCATAACGATTTCCAAAGAGCAACAAGTATTGCTCGTAAGATGGTAACTGAATATGGGATGAGTGATAAATTAGGACCGATGCAGTTTGGTTCAGCTCAAGGTGGTAATGTTTTCCTTGGTCGAGATATTAATAATGAGCAAAATTATAGTGATGCAATTGCCTACGAGATTGATCAAGAAATGCAACGTATTATTAAAGAGAGCTATGAACGTTGTCGTACGATCTTAACTGAAAACAAAGATAAGCTTGAATTAATTGCGCAAACATTATTAGAAGTTGAGACTTTAGATGCTGAACAAATCAAAGCTTTAATGACAGAGGGTAAGCTTCCAGAAAACCACCACTCTAATAATAAAGCGGAGACAGTTGCTGAAGGTGATGTGAAAGTAAACATTAGTGCCAAGAAAGATACATCAGATAAGCAATCTGATGAAGATGCACTACTACCTTCAGAAGAAACACAATCTGAAGATAATAAAAAAGAATAA
- the folB gene encoding dihydroneopterin aldolase, producing MDKIFLQQLEFYGYHGVFPEETKLGQRFIVDLILETNLRDAGKSDDLTKTINYGDVFNTVKEIVEGPPYKLVEAVAEKIAEAVLNEFALVNTCTIKMIKPNPPIAGHYHSVAVEIVRTKNDYE from the coding sequence GTGGATAAGATTTTCTTACAGCAGTTAGAGTTTTATGGTTATCATGGAGTATTTCCTGAAGAAACGAAATTGGGACAACGTTTTATTGTTGACTTGATTTTAGAAACAAACTTAAGAGATGCGGGAAAAAGCGATGACCTAACAAAAACGATTAATTATGGTGATGTATTTAATACAGTGAAGGAAATTGTTGAAGGACCTCCCTATAAGCTCGTCGAGGCGGTTGCCGAAAAAATAGCTGAAGCTGTATTAAATGAATTTGCATTAGTTAATACTTGTACAATAAAAATGATTAAACCAAATCCACCTATTGCAGGACATTACCATTCGGTTGCCGTTGAAATTGTGAGAACTAAAAATGACTATGAGTAA
- the folK gene encoding 2-amino-4-hydroxy-6-hydroxymethyldihydropteridine diphosphokinase, with protein sequence MSNIVYLSLGSNMGDRYQFLKFGLNSLKEDVNISIKKCSSIYETSPVGFIEQADFLNMVIGIETSYTPLELLKCTQAIQEKSGRKFKVRWGPRTLDLDILLYNQENIEMDGLTIPHPRMYERGFVILPLMEIAPDLYFEAVKQSIAQINQELLDKEGVRLWKNRFGEEELEHFEN encoded by the coding sequence ATGAGTAATATTGTTTATCTATCGCTAGGCTCTAATATGGGAGATCGGTACCAATTTTTGAAATTTGGTTTAAACAGTTTAAAAGAAGATGTAAATATATCCATAAAAAAGTGCTCATCTATCTATGAGACTTCACCAGTTGGATTTATAGAACAGGCTGACTTTTTAAATATGGTTATTGGGATTGAGACATCTTATACCCCTCTAGAGCTTCTTAAATGTACTCAAGCAATACAAGAAAAATCCGGCAGAAAGTTTAAAGTTCGCTGGGGACCTAGAACATTAGACCTTGACATTTTGTTATATAATCAAGAGAATATTGAGATGGACGGATTAACTATCCCACATCCACGGATGTATGAACGCGGTTTTGTGATACTCCCATTAATGGAAATCGCTCCTGATCTGTATTTTGAAGCAGTTAAACAATCAATTGCGCAGATAAATCAAGAATTATTAGATAAAGAAGGTGTTCGGTTATGGAAGAATCGATTTGGGGAAGAAGAATTAGAGCATTTCGAAAACTAA
- a CDS encoding type III pantothenate kinase, protein MIFVLDVGNTNIVLGVYDGEVLKYHWRIGTNRQKTEDEYGMMVKQLFANEELQFRDIDGIIISSVVPPIMYALEQMCKKYFSITPMVIGPGIKTGLNIKYDNPKEVGADRIVNAVAGIDLYGGPLIIVDFGTATTYCYINEDKQYMGGAIAPGIGISTEALYNRASKLPRIEIVKPKNIIGKNTVSAMQAGILYGYVGQVEGIVTRMKEQANGNPKVIATGGLAPLIANESTLIDVVEPFLTLKGLQMIYNKNIE, encoded by the coding sequence ATGATATTTGTTTTAGATGTTGGGAATACAAACATTGTGCTCGGTGTATATGATGGGGAAGTGCTGAAGTATCATTGGCGTATTGGTACTAATCGACAGAAAACTGAAGATGAGTACGGAATGATGGTGAAACAGCTTTTTGCTAATGAAGAGCTACAGTTTAGGGATATCGATGGAATTATTATCTCTTCAGTCGTTCCGCCAATTATGTATGCCTTAGAGCAAATGTGTAAAAAATATTTTTCAATTACGCCTATGGTTATCGGCCCGGGAATCAAAACAGGTTTAAATATAAAATATGATAATCCTAAAGAAGTAGGTGCCGATCGCATTGTAAATGCTGTAGCAGGGATAGATTTATATGGTGGTCCGCTAATTATTGTTGATTTTGGAACTGCAACTACATACTGTTATATCAATGAAGACAAACAATATATGGGTGGGGCAATTGCACCAGGGATAGGTATTTCGACCGAAGCCCTTTATAATCGAGCATCAAAGTTACCGAGAATTGAAATTGTTAAGCCGAAAAATATCATCGGTAAAAACACGGTTAGCGCGATGCAAGCAGGTATTTTATATGGATATGTTGGACAAGTTGAAGGTATTGTTACTCGCATGAAGGAACAAGCAAATGGAAACCCTAAGGTAATTGCAACAGGTGGTTTAGCACCATTAATAGCCAACGAATCAACACTTATTGACGTTGTTGAACCGTTCTTGACCCTTAAAGGGCTTCAGATGATTTATAACAAAAATATTGAGTAG
- the hpt gene encoding hypoxanthine phosphoribosyltransferase, producing the protein MRDEIKEVLISEEEIQAKIKELGAALTDEYQDRFPLAVGVLKGAMPFMSDLIKRIDCHIELDFMDVSSYGNEMVSSGEVKIIKDLNTSVEGRDVLIIEDIIDSGLTLKYLVELFHYRKAKSVKIVTLLDKPEGRKVDLKPDLAGFKVRNEFVVGYGLDYIERYRNLPYIGILKPEIYQG; encoded by the coding sequence ATGAGAGATGAGATTAAGGAAGTACTAATTTCTGAAGAAGAAATCCAAGCGAAAATTAAGGAACTAGGTGCGGCACTAACTGATGAATATCAAGATCGTTTTCCGCTTGCGGTAGGAGTCCTAAAAGGTGCAATGCCATTTATGAGTGATCTAATTAAAAGAATTGATTGCCATATTGAATTAGACTTTATGGACGTGTCTAGTTATGGTAATGAAATGGTTTCTTCTGGGGAAGTTAAAATTATTAAGGATTTAAACACTTCTGTAGAAGGAAGAGATGTCCTAATAATTGAGGACATTATCGATAGTGGTTTAACATTAAAATATTTAGTTGAACTGTTCCACTATAGAAAAGCAAAGTCTGTTAAGATTGTTACGTTATTGGATAAGCCTGAAGGTCGGAAAGTTGATCTAAAGCCAGATCTAGCTGGGTTTAAAGTCCGAAATGAATTTGTTGTTGGTTACGGTTTAGACTATATTGAACGCTACCGCAACTTACCTTATATCGGTATATTGAAGCCAGAGATCTATCAAGGTTAA
- the hslO gene encoding Hsp33 family molecular chaperone HslO, whose amino-acid sequence MSDYLVKAIGFEGKVRAYAIKTTKMVGEAVRRHETWPTASAALGRAMTASTMMGAMLKGNEKLTVKIEGGGPIGAIIVDSNAKGETRGYVGNPKVHFDLNEHGKLDVARAVGRDGLLAVVKDLGMRDHFTGSVPLISGELGEDFTYYFASSEQTPASVGVGVLVNPDNSILASGGFIIQLMPGADDETITFIENRLATIPPVSKLIEAGMPPEELLYALLGDDNVKILEKMDVVFKCTCSKERISQALISLGKAELTEMIEKDGGAETECHFCNEKYTFTKVELEELREESK is encoded by the coding sequence ATGTCAGATTACTTAGTAAAAGCTATTGGATTTGAAGGCAAAGTACGTGCTTACGCTATAAAAACAACGAAAATGGTCGGTGAAGCCGTTAGACGTCATGAAACTTGGCCAACTGCATCAGCTGCACTTGGAAGAGCGATGACTGCATCAACCATGATGGGCGCGATGTTAAAGGGTAATGAGAAGTTGACCGTTAAAATTGAAGGGGGCGGACCGATAGGGGCGATTATTGTTGATAGTAATGCCAAAGGCGAAACAAGAGGTTATGTAGGAAATCCTAAGGTCCACTTTGATTTGAATGAACACGGTAAATTGGATGTTGCACGTGCAGTTGGTAGAGATGGATTATTGGCAGTGGTTAAGGATCTTGGTATGCGTGATCATTTTACTGGAAGCGTCCCACTAATATCTGGTGAGCTCGGAGAAGATTTTACGTATTATTTTGCATCCTCAGAACAAACGCCAGCTTCAGTTGGAGTTGGGGTACTTGTAAATCCAGATAACTCAATATTGGCATCCGGTGGTTTTATCATCCAATTAATGCCTGGCGCGGATGATGAGACAATTACATTTATTGAAAACAGACTTGCTACAATACCACCAGTATCTAAATTAATTGAAGCTGGAATGCCGCCTGAAGAACTTCTCTATGCTCTACTGGGGGACGACAATGTAAAAATTCTTGAAAAGATGGATGTTGTGTTTAAGTGTACATGTTCGAAAGAACGAATTTCACAGGCTTTAATAAGTCTAGGGAAGGCAGAGCTAACTGAAATGATTGAAAAAGATGGCGGTGCCGAAACTGAATGCCATTTCTGTAACGAAAAATATACGTTTACGAAGGTTGAACTAGAAGAACTTAGGGAAGAGTCTAAATAA
- the pabA gene encoding aminodeoxychorismate/anthranilate synthase component II produces the protein MILMIDNYDSFTYNLVQYLGEMGQELVVRRNDKITIEEIEQLKPKYLMISPGPCSPNEAGISMDAIKYFAGKIPIFGVCLGHQSIAQVFGGDVVRAERLMHGKTSEMVHDKKTIFKGMSSPFTATRYHSLIVKRETLPNCFEISAETSEGEIMAIRHKDLPIEGVQFHPESIMTVDGKKLLKNFIEHYSRGN, from the coding sequence ATGATTTTAATGATTGATAACTATGACTCGTTTACTTATAATCTTGTTCAATATTTAGGTGAAATGGGACAGGAATTAGTAGTGAGACGCAATGATAAAATTACAATTGAGGAAATTGAACAATTAAAGCCGAAATACTTGATGATTTCACCGGGACCTTGTAGTCCGAATGAGGCAGGAATCAGTATGGATGCTATTAAATATTTTGCTGGAAAAATCCCTATCTTTGGAGTTTGCCTAGGGCATCAATCGATTGCTCAGGTTTTCGGTGGCGATGTTGTCCGTGCTGAACGACTAATGCATGGGAAAACATCTGAAATGGTTCATGATAAGAAAACTATTTTTAAAGGAATGTCCTCTCCATTTACAGCGACAAGGTATCATTCCTTAATCGTAAAAAGAGAAACACTACCAAATTGCTTTGAAATATCCGCAGAGACCTCTGAAGGTGAAATCATGGCGATTCGTCACAAGGATCTTCCGATTGAAGGAGTGCAATTTCACCCAGAATCAATCATGACGGTCGATGGTAAAAAGCTATTAAAAAATTTCATTGAGCATTACTCTCGAGGTAACTAA
- the cysK gene encoding cysteine synthase A yields MMKVVNSITDLIGQTPLVKLNRLVSEDHADIYLKLEYMNPGSSVKDRIALAMVETAEKNGTLKEGATIIEPTSGNTGIGLAMVAAAKGYRSILVMPETMSLERRNLLRAYGAELVLTPGPEGMGGAIRKATELAKENGYFMPQQFENEANPEVHRLTTGKELLEQVGEQLDGFVSGIGTGGTITGAGGVLKEKFPNLHIAAVEPTDSPVLSGGKPGPHKIQGIGAGFVPDILNTAIYDEVIQISTEEAFEYARRAAKEEGILGGISSGAAIAAALKVAKKLGKGKKVVAIIPSNGERYLSTALYQFED; encoded by the coding sequence ATAATGAAAGTAGTAAACTCAATTACAGATTTGATTGGTCAAACCCCGCTTGTAAAATTAAATCGGCTTGTCTCAGAAGATCATGCAGATATTTATTTAAAGCTTGAATATATGAACCCGGGAAGTAGTGTTAAAGACCGTATTGCATTAGCGATGGTAGAAACTGCTGAAAAGAATGGAACGCTTAAAGAAGGAGCTACCATTATTGAGCCAACTAGCGGTAACACTGGAATAGGTTTAGCGATGGTCGCAGCTGCTAAAGGGTACCGTTCGATATTAGTAATGCCTGAGACAATGAGTTTAGAGCGCCGCAATTTACTTCGTGCTTATGGGGCTGAATTAGTATTAACCCCGGGGCCAGAAGGAATGGGGGGAGCTATCCGAAAAGCAACAGAACTAGCCAAAGAAAATGGCTATTTTATGCCTCAGCAATTTGAAAATGAAGCGAATCCTGAAGTCCACCGTTTAACGACGGGTAAAGAATTATTAGAGCAAGTTGGAGAACAGTTAGATGGCTTTGTCTCTGGAATTGGAACAGGTGGAACAATCACAGGTGCAGGTGGAGTCCTGAAGGAAAAATTCCCTAACTTACACATTGCAGCTGTTGAACCTACGGATTCCCCAGTCTTATCTGGAGGCAAACCAGGTCCACATAAAATTCAAGGAATTGGTGCTGGTTTCGTTCCTGATATTTTAAATACAGCCATTTATGATGAGGTAATTCAAATCTCTACTGAAGAGGCTTTTGAATATGCACGTCGTGCTGCAAAAGAAGAAGGAATATTAGGTGGGATATCTTCTGGAGCTGCAATAGCAGCTGCTTTAAAAGTGGCAAAGAAACTTGGTAAAGGTAAAAAAGTTGTCGCGATCATCCCGAGTAACGGCGAGAGATATTTGAGTACAGCTTTATATCAATTTGAAGACTAA
- a CDS encoding helix-turn-helix domain-containing protein — MEESIWGRRIRAFRKLKGYTQEQLATKLGVSVSVLGEIERGNRIPSEELINQISLVLNVAKEDLNSIN, encoded by the coding sequence ATGGAAGAATCGATTTGGGGAAGAAGAATTAGAGCATTTCGAAAACTAAAAGGGTATACTCAAGAACAACTTGCAACAAAGTTAGGAGTATCGGTATCTGTATTAGGAGAAATCGAAAGAGGAAATCGTATCCCCTCTGAAGAGCTGATTAACCAAATATCTTTAGTATTGAATGTTGCTAAAGAAGATTTAAATTCTATAAATTAA
- the folP gene encoding dihydropteroate synthase: MYTAPLIKFGNHELDLSKKTLVMGILNITPDSFSDGGKYNDIDLAVTRAIKMVEEGADIIDIGGESTRPGALKVSEEEEIRRVIPIIQAVSNVVDIPISIDTYKYEVAKHAIEAGATIINDVWGAKAEPKIAELSASHKLPIVITHNRENTNYTNLIDDVIADLKESITICEQAGVEHENIILDPGIGFAKTFDQNIEVMQNLDKLAELGYPILLGTSRKSMIGMALNLPANERLEGTQATVCYGMMKGCQIMRVHDVLEISRTVHMMDVLMGRR; encoded by the coding sequence ATGTATACAGCGCCACTAATTAAATTTGGCAACCACGAGTTGGATTTATCAAAGAAAACGTTAGTTATGGGTATTCTAAATATAACTCCTGATTCATTTTCGGATGGTGGTAAATATAACGATATAGATTTAGCAGTTACAAGGGCTATCAAAATGGTTGAAGAAGGTGCTGATATCATTGATATCGGTGGTGAGTCAACGCGTCCTGGCGCTCTTAAGGTAAGTGAGGAAGAAGAAATTCGCCGTGTTATTCCAATTATCCAGGCAGTTTCTAATGTAGTGGATATTCCCATCTCGATTGATACGTATAAATACGAGGTAGCTAAACACGCCATTGAAGCAGGTGCAACGATTATTAATGATGTTTGGGGAGCGAAGGCTGAGCCTAAAATTGCTGAACTATCTGCTAGTCATAAACTACCAATCGTTATCACACATAATCGTGAAAATACAAACTATACAAACTTAATTGACGATGTCATAGCTGATTTAAAAGAAAGCATTACCATTTGCGAACAAGCGGGTGTTGAACATGAGAATATTATTTTGGATCCCGGAATTGGATTCGCAAAAACATTTGATCAAAATATTGAAGTAATGCAAAATCTAGATAAATTAGCGGAACTAGGATATCCAATTTTATTGGGTACTTCAAGAAAATCAATGATTGGAATGGCTTTGAATTTGCCAGCTAACGAACGTTTAGAAGGTACTCAAGCCACTGTATGTTATGGCATGATGAAGGGATGTCAGATTATGCGAGTACACGACGTCTTGGAAATTTCTCGAACTGTTCATATGATGGATGTATTAATGGGGAGAAGGTGA